A stretch of the Hippoglossus hippoglossus isolate fHipHip1 chromosome 1, fHipHip1.pri, whole genome shotgun sequence genome encodes the following:
- the micall1a gene encoding MICAL-like protein 1 isoform X6: protein MMGSLKALQEWCRIQCENYNDVEVKDMSTSFRDGLAFCAIIHRFRPDLIDFGLLSKENVYDNNRLAFEVAETQLGIPALLDPEDMVSMKVPDRLSIITYVSQYYNFFNNKSQANPPCMKRPSSVGYNEPAQKRPLTPLEDKVVESEPSQPSQTGGEAVQRSSLSSTCAACQKHVHLVQRFLVDGKLYHRNCFRCTECHSTLLPGSYKLVSDAGSLVCTHHLARQALANQNGRPDISKKPVVVPSSRIGRSTTPHTSPSVRDQAKTPSPVGRTNDTDMPTSVPASITPVTTNKTDVLEKAKDIEDSGAIEETPRSSSPPNPFDESDEEEDEGEKEEDEGEKEEETQTPVKYITNGDVPSTPVSNNEGVSRPVPAPRRVTEPTPPPRPAPRVRLPRTTDGLAVGERLKPPTPPKPRERSQSPGSLSSGTHKPKDPPWLALVQSESKKKKAPPPPPAGLATPPNAGSLSSLKGDGSRPSTPPPPPPANPFDDDDDENNEAEEEEGGEGGAIPPTVVASHPWYSISHAADSTGADTPPSGGSSSRSASPGSAKSKKRRPAPRAPQPPAALSIESLSSGSDHSPSQPPLGGSASRDQEHTFTKSISEPSICSPCDPSDLPSSSTNEHLLHPSPSPYPSPMLSNASSAPATPQTSRSTGTKGAGAPPPRPSTTPSPLASGATQSHSKRICKENPFNRKASPSPAKSKTKPPKGSRPARPPAPGHGFPLIKRKVQTDQFIPVEDIHGEMSQLEKQLDELEQRGVELEKKLRDNPNDEDEECLLVDWFTLIHEKHLLVRREAELVYTAKQQNLEERQADVEYELRCLLNKPEKDWTGEDKSREQELMSELVTIIEQRNQIVNNMDQDRQREEEEDKLMEAMLKKKDFHKEPDSKQQQPHKKKGAKFKPIKVLKRLSHKGEPGNSHSPRKEKS, encoded by the exons ATGATGGGATCCCTGAAGGCTCTGCAGGAGTGGTGTCGGATACAGTGTGAGAACTACAACGATGTGGAAGTAAAGGACATGTCCACGTCCTTCAGGGACGGTTTGGCATTTTGTGCCATAATCCACCGCTTCAGACCAGATCTGAT AGACTTTGGTTTGCTGTCTAAAGAGAACGTCTACGACAACAACCGACTG GCATTTGAAGTGGCCGAGACACAGCTGGGGATTCCAGCCCTGTTGGACCCAGAGGACATGGTGTCCATGAAAGTGCCTGACCGGCTCAGTATCATTACCTATGTCTCCCAGTATTACAACTTCTTCAACAACAAATCTCAAG CAAACCCACCTTGCATGAAGAGGCCGAGTTCTGTCGGTTATAATGAGCCGGCCCAGAAAAGACCTTTGACCCCTTTGGAAGACAAAGTGGTTGAGTCTGAG CCGAGCCAGCCCTCGCAGACGGGTGGAGAAGCGGTCCAGCGCAGCTCGCTCAGCAGCACCTGCGCTGCCTGCCAGAAACACGTCCACCTGGTGCAGAGGTTTCTGGTGGACGGCAAGCTCTACCATCGCAACTGCTTCAG GTGCACAGAGTGTCACAGCACTCTCCTTCCTGGATCTTACAAATTGGTGAGCGACGCTGGATCGTTGGTCTGTACACATCACCTCGCAAGACAAGCTTTAGCCAACCAGAATGGCCGACCGGACATCAGTAAGAAACCAGTGGTGGTTCCGTCTTCCAGGATTGGTCGCAGCACGACTCCTCACACCTCGCCCTCTGTGAGAGACCAGGCTAAGACTCCATCCCCAGTAGGCCGAACAAATGATACTGACATGCCTACCAGTGTCCCTGCCAGTATCACTCCtgttacaacaaataaaacagatgttttgGAAAAAGCAAAAGACATAGAAGATAGTGGAGCGATAGAGGAGACACCAcgttcctcttctccccccaACCCTTTTGACGAGagcgatgaagaggaggacgagggagagaaagaggaggacgagggagagaaagaggaggagactcAAACACCGGTCAAATATATAACCAACGGAGACGTTCCTTCTACGCCTGTCAGTAATAATGAAGGTGTCAGTCGGCCGGTTCCAGCGCCGCGCAGAGTTACTGaacccactcctcctcctcgtcctgccCCTCGGGTTCGACTACCCCGTACGACAGACGGCCTTGCAGTTG GGGAACGTCTGAAGCCTCCAACTCCTCCCAAACCTCGAGAGAGATCCCAGTCTCCCGGAAG CCTGTCCAGTGGCACCCATAAACCTAAAGACCCACCTTGGCTGGCCCTCGTCCAATCAGAatccaagaagaagaaagcccctccccctccccctgccGGATTGGCAACACCTCCCAATGCAggctctctgtcctctctcaaAGGGGATGGCTCCAGACCCAGCACACCGCCTCCGCCACCGCCCGCCAACCCATTtgacgatgatgacgatgaaAATAAcgaggcagaggaagaagaggggggtGAAGGAGGTGCGATTCCACCCACAGTGGTGGCGAGTCACCCGTGGTACAGCATCTCTCATGCGGCTGACTCAACAGGTGCCGACACTCCCCCTAGTGGAGGGAGTTCATCGCGCTCTGCCAGCCCCGGGAGTGCAAAGAGCAAGAAACGTCGTCCAGCACCACGGGCGCCGCAGCCCCCTGCTG ctctCAGCATAGAGAGTCTGTCCTCGGGCTCAGACCACAGCCCCTCCCAGCCACCTTTGGGTGGCAGTGCCAGCAGGGACCAGGAACACACCTTCACCAAAAGTATCTCAGAGCCTTCCATTTGCTCACCATGCGACCCCTCTGACTtgccttcctcctccacaaacgAACACCTGCTTCATCCCTCCCCCAGCCCGTACCCTTCTCCTATGCTTTCAAACGCCAGCTCAGCTCCAGCCACCCCACAGACCAGTCGCAGTACGGGGACCAAAGGGGCTGGAGCCCCTCCACCACGACCCTCAACGACCCCCAGCCCACTGGCCTCCGGAgccacacagtcacacagcaaG CGGATTTGTAAAGAGAACCCGTTCAATAGGAAAGCTTCTCCCTCGCCTGCTAAGTCTAAAACCAAACCACCAAAAGGCTCACGTCCTGCAAGACCCCCGGCCCCTGGTCACGGCTTCCCACTCATCAAACGCAAA GTGCAGACAGATCAGTTTATCCCAGTGGAGGACATCCACGGAGAGATGAGTCAGCTGGAGAAACAGCTGgatgagctggagcagaggggagtggagctggagaagaagcTGAGAGACAACCCCAACG atgaggatgaggagtgCCTGTTGGTGGACTGGTTCACTCTGATCCATGAGAAACACCTTTTAGTCCGACGAGAAGCGGAGCTGGTCTACAC GGCCAAGCAGCAGAACCTGGAGGAGAGGCAGGCTGATGTGGAGTATGAGCTGAGGTGTCTTCTCAACAAACCAG AGAAAGACTGGACTGGGGAGGACAAGAGCCGGGAGCAGGAGCTAATGTCTGAGCTGGTCACCATCATTGAACAGCGCAACCAAATCGTCAACAACATGGACCAGGACAGGCAGAG ggaggaagaggaggacaaactAATGGAGGCCATGCTGAAGAAGAAAG aCTTTCACAAGGAACCCGACAGCAAGCAACAGCAGCCCCACAAGAAAAAAGGGGCAAAGTTCAAACCCATTAAGGTTCTGAAGCGGCTGAGCCATAAAGGAGAACCAGGCAATAGCCACAGCCCTCgcaaggagaagagctga
- the micall1a gene encoding MICAL-like protein 1 isoform X2, with amino-acid sequence MMGSLKALQEWCRIQCENYNDVEVKDMSTSFRDGLAFCAIIHRFRPDLIDFGLLSKENVYDNNRLAFEVAETQLGIPALLDPEDMVSMKVPDRLSIITYVSQYYNFFNNKSQANPPCMKRPSSVGYNEPAQKRPLTPLEDKVVESEPSQPSQTGGEAVQRSSLSSTCAACQKHVHLVQRFLVDGKLYHRNCFRCTECHSTLLPGSYKLVSDAGSLVCTHHLARQALANQNGRPDISKKPVVVPSSRIGRSTTPHTSPSVRDQAKTPSPVGRTNDTDMPTSVPASITPVTTNKTDVLEKAKDIEDSGAIEETPRSSSPPNPFDESDEEEDEGEKEEDEGEKEEETQTPVKYITNGDVPSTPVSNNEGVSRPVPAPRRVTEPTPPPRPAPRVRLPRTTDGLAVGERLKPPTPPKPRERSQSPGSLSSGTHKPKDPPWLALVQSESKKKKAPPPPPAGLATPPNAGSLSSLKGDGSRPSTPPPPPPANPFDDDDDENNEAEEEEGGEGGAIPPTVVASHPWYSISHAADSTGADTPPSGGSSSRSASPGSAKSKKRRPAPRAPQPPAVLSQSQPSSCSPSPALSIESLSSGSDHSPSQPPLGGSASRDQEHTFTKSISEPSICSPCDPSDLPSSSTNEHLLHPSPSPYPSPMLSNASSAPATPQTSRSTGTKGAGAPPPRPSTTPSPLASGATQSHSKRICKENPFNRKASPSPAKSKTKPPKGSRPARPPAPGHGFPLIKRKVQTDQFIPVEDIHGEMSQLEKQLDELEQRGVELEKKLRDNPNDEDEECLLVDWFTLIHEKHLLVRREAELVYTAKQQNLEERQADVEYELRCLLNKPEKDWTGEDKSREQELMSELVTIIEQRNQIVNNMDQDRQREEEEDKLMEAMLKKKDFHKEPDSKQQQPHKKKGAKFKPIKVLKRLSHKGEPGNSHSPRKEKS; translated from the exons ATGATGGGATCCCTGAAGGCTCTGCAGGAGTGGTGTCGGATACAGTGTGAGAACTACAACGATGTGGAAGTAAAGGACATGTCCACGTCCTTCAGGGACGGTTTGGCATTTTGTGCCATAATCCACCGCTTCAGACCAGATCTGAT AGACTTTGGTTTGCTGTCTAAAGAGAACGTCTACGACAACAACCGACTG GCATTTGAAGTGGCCGAGACACAGCTGGGGATTCCAGCCCTGTTGGACCCAGAGGACATGGTGTCCATGAAAGTGCCTGACCGGCTCAGTATCATTACCTATGTCTCCCAGTATTACAACTTCTTCAACAACAAATCTCAAG CAAACCCACCTTGCATGAAGAGGCCGAGTTCTGTCGGTTATAATGAGCCGGCCCAGAAAAGACCTTTGACCCCTTTGGAAGACAAAGTGGTTGAGTCTGAG CCGAGCCAGCCCTCGCAGACGGGTGGAGAAGCGGTCCAGCGCAGCTCGCTCAGCAGCACCTGCGCTGCCTGCCAGAAACACGTCCACCTGGTGCAGAGGTTTCTGGTGGACGGCAAGCTCTACCATCGCAACTGCTTCAG GTGCACAGAGTGTCACAGCACTCTCCTTCCTGGATCTTACAAATTGGTGAGCGACGCTGGATCGTTGGTCTGTACACATCACCTCGCAAGACAAGCTTTAGCCAACCAGAATGGCCGACCGGACATCAGTAAGAAACCAGTGGTGGTTCCGTCTTCCAGGATTGGTCGCAGCACGACTCCTCACACCTCGCCCTCTGTGAGAGACCAGGCTAAGACTCCATCCCCAGTAGGCCGAACAAATGATACTGACATGCCTACCAGTGTCCCTGCCAGTATCACTCCtgttacaacaaataaaacagatgttttgGAAAAAGCAAAAGACATAGAAGATAGTGGAGCGATAGAGGAGACACCAcgttcctcttctccccccaACCCTTTTGACGAGagcgatgaagaggaggacgagggagagaaagaggaggacgagggagagaaagaggaggagactcAAACACCGGTCAAATATATAACCAACGGAGACGTTCCTTCTACGCCTGTCAGTAATAATGAAGGTGTCAGTCGGCCGGTTCCAGCGCCGCGCAGAGTTACTGaacccactcctcctcctcgtcctgccCCTCGGGTTCGACTACCCCGTACGACAGACGGCCTTGCAGTTG GGGAACGTCTGAAGCCTCCAACTCCTCCCAAACCTCGAGAGAGATCCCAGTCTCCCGGAAG CCTGTCCAGTGGCACCCATAAACCTAAAGACCCACCTTGGCTGGCCCTCGTCCAATCAGAatccaagaagaagaaagcccctccccctccccctgccGGATTGGCAACACCTCCCAATGCAggctctctgtcctctctcaaAGGGGATGGCTCCAGACCCAGCACACCGCCTCCGCCACCGCCCGCCAACCCATTtgacgatgatgacgatgaaAATAAcgaggcagaggaagaagaggggggtGAAGGAGGTGCGATTCCACCCACAGTGGTGGCGAGTCACCCGTGGTACAGCATCTCTCATGCGGCTGACTCAACAGGTGCCGACACTCCCCCTAGTGGAGGGAGTTCATCGCGCTCTGCCAGCCCCGGGAGTGCAAAGAGCAAGAAACGTCGTCCAGCACCACGGGCGCCGCAGCCCCCTGCTG TTCTTTCTCAATCTCAGCCTTCctcttgctctccctctccagctctCAGCATAGAGAGTCTGTCCTCGGGCTCAGACCACAGCCCCTCCCAGCCACCTTTGGGTGGCAGTGCCAGCAGGGACCAGGAACACACCTTCACCAAAAGTATCTCAGAGCCTTCCATTTGCTCACCATGCGACCCCTCTGACTtgccttcctcctccacaaacgAACACCTGCTTCATCCCTCCCCCAGCCCGTACCCTTCTCCTATGCTTTCAAACGCCAGCTCAGCTCCAGCCACCCCACAGACCAGTCGCAGTACGGGGACCAAAGGGGCTGGAGCCCCTCCACCACGACCCTCAACGACCCCCAGCCCACTGGCCTCCGGAgccacacagtcacacagcaaG CGGATTTGTAAAGAGAACCCGTTCAATAGGAAAGCTTCTCCCTCGCCTGCTAAGTCTAAAACCAAACCACCAAAAGGCTCACGTCCTGCAAGACCCCCGGCCCCTGGTCACGGCTTCCCACTCATCAAACGCAAA GTGCAGACAGATCAGTTTATCCCAGTGGAGGACATCCACGGAGAGATGAGTCAGCTGGAGAAACAGCTGgatgagctggagcagaggggagtggagctggagaagaagcTGAGAGACAACCCCAACG atgaggatgaggagtgCCTGTTGGTGGACTGGTTCACTCTGATCCATGAGAAACACCTTTTAGTCCGACGAGAAGCGGAGCTGGTCTACAC GGCCAAGCAGCAGAACCTGGAGGAGAGGCAGGCTGATGTGGAGTATGAGCTGAGGTGTCTTCTCAACAAACCAG AGAAAGACTGGACTGGGGAGGACAAGAGCCGGGAGCAGGAGCTAATGTCTGAGCTGGTCACCATCATTGAACAGCGCAACCAAATCGTCAACAACATGGACCAGGACAGGCAGAG ggaggaagaggaggacaaactAATGGAGGCCATGCTGAAGAAGAAAG aCTTTCACAAGGAACCCGACAGCAAGCAACAGCAGCCCCACAAGAAAAAAGGGGCAAAGTTCAAACCCATTAAGGTTCTGAAGCGGCTGAGCCATAAAGGAGAACCAGGCAATAGCCACAGCCCTCgcaaggagaagagctga
- the micall1a gene encoding MICAL-like protein 1 isoform X5, which yields MMGSLKALQEWCRIQCENYNDVEVKDMSTSFRDGLAFCAIIHRFRPDLIDFGLLSKENVYDNNRLAFEVAETQLGIPALLDPEDMVSMKVPDRLSIITYVSQYYNFFNNKSQANPPCMKRPSSVGYNEPAQKRPLTPLEDKVVESEPSQPSQTGGEAVQRSSLSSTCAACQKHVHLVQRFLVDGKLYHRNCFRCTECHSTLLPGSYKLVSDAGSLVCTHHLARQALANQNGRPDISKKPVVVPSSRIGRSTTPHTSPSVRDQAKTPSPVGRTNDTDMPTSVPASITPVTTNKTDVLEKAKDIEDSGAIEETPRSSSPPNPFDESDEEEDEGEKEEDEGEKEEETQTPVKYITNGDVPSTPVSNNEGVSRPVPAPRRVTEPTPPPRPAPRVRLPRTTDGLAVGERLKPPTPPKPRERSQSPGSLSSGTHKPKDPPWLALVQSESKKKKAPPPPPAGLATPPNAGSLSSLKGDGSRPSTPPPPPPANPFDDDDDENNEAEEEEGGEGGAIPPTVVASHPWYSISHAADSTGADTPPSGGSSSRSASPGSAKSKKRRPAPRAPQPPAGNQALSIESLSSGSDHSPSQPPLGGSASRDQEHTFTKSISEPSICSPCDPSDLPSSSTNEHLLHPSPSPYPSPMLSNASSAPATPQTSRSTGTKGAGAPPPRPSTTPSPLASGATQSHSKRICKENPFNRKASPSPAKSKTKPPKGSRPARPPAPGHGFPLIKRKVQTDQFIPVEDIHGEMSQLEKQLDELEQRGVELEKKLRDNPNDEDEECLLVDWFTLIHEKHLLVRREAELVYTAKQQNLEERQADVEYELRCLLNKPEKDWTGEDKSREQELMSELVTIIEQRNQIVNNMDQDRQREEEEDKLMEAMLKKKDFHKEPDSKQQQPHKKKGAKFKPIKVLKRLSHKGEPGNSHSPRKEKS from the exons ATGATGGGATCCCTGAAGGCTCTGCAGGAGTGGTGTCGGATACAGTGTGAGAACTACAACGATGTGGAAGTAAAGGACATGTCCACGTCCTTCAGGGACGGTTTGGCATTTTGTGCCATAATCCACCGCTTCAGACCAGATCTGAT AGACTTTGGTTTGCTGTCTAAAGAGAACGTCTACGACAACAACCGACTG GCATTTGAAGTGGCCGAGACACAGCTGGGGATTCCAGCCCTGTTGGACCCAGAGGACATGGTGTCCATGAAAGTGCCTGACCGGCTCAGTATCATTACCTATGTCTCCCAGTATTACAACTTCTTCAACAACAAATCTCAAG CAAACCCACCTTGCATGAAGAGGCCGAGTTCTGTCGGTTATAATGAGCCGGCCCAGAAAAGACCTTTGACCCCTTTGGAAGACAAAGTGGTTGAGTCTGAG CCGAGCCAGCCCTCGCAGACGGGTGGAGAAGCGGTCCAGCGCAGCTCGCTCAGCAGCACCTGCGCTGCCTGCCAGAAACACGTCCACCTGGTGCAGAGGTTTCTGGTGGACGGCAAGCTCTACCATCGCAACTGCTTCAG GTGCACAGAGTGTCACAGCACTCTCCTTCCTGGATCTTACAAATTGGTGAGCGACGCTGGATCGTTGGTCTGTACACATCACCTCGCAAGACAAGCTTTAGCCAACCAGAATGGCCGACCGGACATCAGTAAGAAACCAGTGGTGGTTCCGTCTTCCAGGATTGGTCGCAGCACGACTCCTCACACCTCGCCCTCTGTGAGAGACCAGGCTAAGACTCCATCCCCAGTAGGCCGAACAAATGATACTGACATGCCTACCAGTGTCCCTGCCAGTATCACTCCtgttacaacaaataaaacagatgttttgGAAAAAGCAAAAGACATAGAAGATAGTGGAGCGATAGAGGAGACACCAcgttcctcttctccccccaACCCTTTTGACGAGagcgatgaagaggaggacgagggagagaaagaggaggacgagggagagaaagaggaggagactcAAACACCGGTCAAATATATAACCAACGGAGACGTTCCTTCTACGCCTGTCAGTAATAATGAAGGTGTCAGTCGGCCGGTTCCAGCGCCGCGCAGAGTTACTGaacccactcctcctcctcgtcctgccCCTCGGGTTCGACTACCCCGTACGACAGACGGCCTTGCAGTTG GGGAACGTCTGAAGCCTCCAACTCCTCCCAAACCTCGAGAGAGATCCCAGTCTCCCGGAAG CCTGTCCAGTGGCACCCATAAACCTAAAGACCCACCTTGGCTGGCCCTCGTCCAATCAGAatccaagaagaagaaagcccctccccctccccctgccGGATTGGCAACACCTCCCAATGCAggctctctgtcctctctcaaAGGGGATGGCTCCAGACCCAGCACACCGCCTCCGCCACCGCCCGCCAACCCATTtgacgatgatgacgatgaaAATAAcgaggcagaggaagaagaggggggtGAAGGAGGTGCGATTCCACCCACAGTGGTGGCGAGTCACCCGTGGTACAGCATCTCTCATGCGGCTGACTCAACAGGTGCCGACACTCCCCCTAGTGGAGGGAGTTCATCGCGCTCTGCCAGCCCCGGGAGTGCAAAGAGCAAGAAACGTCGTCCAGCACCACGGGCGCCGCAGCCCCCTGCTGGTAACCAAG ctctCAGCATAGAGAGTCTGTCCTCGGGCTCAGACCACAGCCCCTCCCAGCCACCTTTGGGTGGCAGTGCCAGCAGGGACCAGGAACACACCTTCACCAAAAGTATCTCAGAGCCTTCCATTTGCTCACCATGCGACCCCTCTGACTtgccttcctcctccacaaacgAACACCTGCTTCATCCCTCCCCCAGCCCGTACCCTTCTCCTATGCTTTCAAACGCCAGCTCAGCTCCAGCCACCCCACAGACCAGTCGCAGTACGGGGACCAAAGGGGCTGGAGCCCCTCCACCACGACCCTCAACGACCCCCAGCCCACTGGCCTCCGGAgccacacagtcacacagcaaG CGGATTTGTAAAGAGAACCCGTTCAATAGGAAAGCTTCTCCCTCGCCTGCTAAGTCTAAAACCAAACCACCAAAAGGCTCACGTCCTGCAAGACCCCCGGCCCCTGGTCACGGCTTCCCACTCATCAAACGCAAA GTGCAGACAGATCAGTTTATCCCAGTGGAGGACATCCACGGAGAGATGAGTCAGCTGGAGAAACAGCTGgatgagctggagcagaggggagtggagctggagaagaagcTGAGAGACAACCCCAACG atgaggatgaggagtgCCTGTTGGTGGACTGGTTCACTCTGATCCATGAGAAACACCTTTTAGTCCGACGAGAAGCGGAGCTGGTCTACAC GGCCAAGCAGCAGAACCTGGAGGAGAGGCAGGCTGATGTGGAGTATGAGCTGAGGTGTCTTCTCAACAAACCAG AGAAAGACTGGACTGGGGAGGACAAGAGCCGGGAGCAGGAGCTAATGTCTGAGCTGGTCACCATCATTGAACAGCGCAACCAAATCGTCAACAACATGGACCAGGACAGGCAGAG ggaggaagaggaggacaaactAATGGAGGCCATGCTGAAGAAGAAAG aCTTTCACAAGGAACCCGACAGCAAGCAACAGCAGCCCCACAAGAAAAAAGGGGCAAAGTTCAAACCCATTAAGGTTCTGAAGCGGCTGAGCCATAAAGGAGAACCAGGCAATAGCCACAGCCCTCgcaaggagaagagctga